Proteins from a genomic interval of Streptomyces sp. NBC_01445:
- a CDS encoding Fur family transcriptional regulator, with the protein MSDLLERLRGRGWRMTAQRRVVAEVLDGDHVHLTADEVHSLAVAKLPEISRATVYNTLGEMVSLGEVIEVATDKRAKRYDPNAHRPHQHLVCARCGAIRDVHPSGNPLTDLPDSERFGFTVSDVEVTYRGVCPNCAAA; encoded by the coding sequence ATGAGTGACCTGTTGGAACGACTGCGCGGACGCGGCTGGCGTATGACCGCGCAGCGGCGCGTCGTGGCCGAGGTCCTCGACGGCGACCATGTCCACCTGACCGCCGACGAGGTGCATTCGCTCGCCGTCGCCAAACTCCCCGAGATCTCCCGGGCGACCGTCTACAACACGCTCGGCGAGATGGTCTCCCTCGGTGAGGTCATCGAGGTCGCCACGGACAAACGCGCCAAGCGCTACGACCCGAACGCGCACCGCCCGCACCAGCACCTGGTCTGCGCCCGGTGCGGCGCGATCCGGGACGTCCACCCGAGCGGCAACCCGCTCACCGACCTCCCCGACTCCGAGCGCTTCGGCTTCACGGTCTCGGACGTCGAGGTGACGTACCGGGGCGTCTGTCCGAACTGCGCGGCGGCGTAG
- a CDS encoding ABC transporter ATP-binding protein, translated as MGEPHPKLQARTLTRSFGRGHRTVAALGPLDLTIAPGEFTCVVGPSGCGKSTLLRIAAGLLRPTAGEVAIRTDSDRPAAMIFQDYGIYDWKTVLANVRFGLDIQKVPRREADARATDWLTRMGLADFADAYPAALSGGMRQRVAIARALAVEPEILLMDEPFAALDAQLRTILQDELLDLTQTTRTTTLFITHSLEEAIVLGDRVLVMSARPGRIIAERRPPFARPRTGDIRSTPEFTALKGELWDLLRGEVRRDEVVPA; from the coding sequence GTGGGAGAGCCGCACCCCAAACTCCAGGCCCGCACACTCACCCGGTCCTTCGGCCGAGGCCACCGCACGGTGGCGGCCCTCGGCCCCCTCGACCTCACCATCGCCCCCGGCGAGTTCACCTGCGTGGTCGGTCCCTCCGGCTGCGGGAAGTCCACTCTCCTGCGCATCGCCGCCGGCCTGCTGCGCCCCACCGCGGGCGAGGTGGCCATCCGCACGGACAGCGACCGCCCGGCCGCGATGATCTTCCAGGACTACGGGATCTACGACTGGAAGACGGTCCTGGCCAACGTCCGCTTCGGCCTCGACATCCAGAAGGTCCCCCGCCGCGAGGCCGACGCCCGCGCCACCGACTGGCTCACCCGGATGGGCCTCGCCGACTTCGCCGACGCCTATCCGGCCGCGCTGTCCGGCGGCATGCGCCAGCGCGTCGCCATCGCCCGCGCGCTCGCCGTGGAGCCCGAGATCCTCCTCATGGACGAGCCGTTCGCGGCCCTCGATGCCCAGCTGCGCACGATCCTCCAGGACGAGCTCCTCGACCTCACCCAGACCACCCGCACCACCACCCTCTTCATCACCCACAGCCTGGAAGAGGCGATCGTGCTCGGCGACCGCGTCCTCGTGATGTCGGCGCGGCCGGGCCGCATCATCGCCGAGCGCCGCCCGCCGTTCGCCCGGCCGCGCACCGGCGACATCCGCTCGACGCCCGAATTCACCGCGCTGAAGGGCGAGTTGTGGGATCTGCTGCGGGGCGAGGTACGCCGCGACGAGGTGGTCCCGGCATGA
- a CDS encoding ABC transporter permease, giving the protein MTTTAPKEDTTLLVRRPGPQELHPARTHRRRRTLELSLAVAVPLVLVLLWQLAATQAWIDDRVYPAPSTILVDGWHRAADGDLWPDVWATLKRVLAGYAIGTVTGYALGLLMGSLSVVRAALEPMLDALYVVPKLALLPIFLNMFGLGEGPQIALVATTVFFFVWISTMAAVLAVPSGHRDAGQVFGASPWQMFRHVLLPASLPAVLVGARIAAGVAVLVIVASEQIAATNGLGHLIFDARALFQNDVMFVGIVCVAVLGVVFSELVRIAGRLLTPWAPRDRGRGQS; this is encoded by the coding sequence ATGACGACGACCGCCCCGAAGGAAGACACGACGCTCCTGGTCAGACGGCCCGGCCCGCAGGAGCTGCACCCCGCCCGCACCCACCGCAGGCGCCGCACCCTCGAACTCTCGCTCGCCGTCGCCGTCCCCCTCGTCCTGGTCCTGCTGTGGCAGCTCGCCGCCACCCAGGCGTGGATCGACGACCGCGTCTACCCGGCGCCGTCCACGATCCTCGTCGACGGCTGGCACCGTGCCGCGGACGGCGACCTGTGGCCGGACGTGTGGGCCACCCTCAAGCGCGTACTCGCCGGATACGCGATCGGCACCGTCACCGGATACGCCCTCGGCCTCCTCATGGGCTCTCTCTCCGTCGTCCGCGCCGCCCTCGAACCGATGCTGGACGCGCTCTACGTCGTCCCGAAGCTGGCCCTGCTGCCGATCTTCCTGAACATGTTCGGCCTCGGCGAGGGCCCGCAGATCGCGCTGGTCGCCACGACCGTCTTCTTCTTCGTCTGGATCTCCACGATGGCGGCGGTGCTCGCCGTCCCCTCCGGCCACCGGGACGCCGGGCAGGTCTTCGGCGCCTCTCCGTGGCAGATGTTCCGGCACGTCCTGCTTCCGGCGTCGTTGCCCGCGGTCCTGGTCGGCGCCCGCATCGCCGCGGGCGTCGCGGTCCTCGTGATCGTCGCCTCCGAGCAGATCGCGGCCACGAACGGCCTCGGCCACCTGATCTTCGACGCCCGCGCCCTCTTCCAGAACGACGTGATGTTCGTCGGCATCGTCTGCGTCGCCGTGCTCGGCGTCGTCTTCTCCGAACTGGTGCGCATCGCGGGCCGGCTGCTCACTCCGTGGGCGCCGCGCGACCGCGGCCGCGGCCAGTCCTGA
- a CDS encoding ABC transporter substrate-binding protein, with amino-acid sequence MRTRLVCTTLLATGVLFTSAGCGGSTSPSDTAAKPRTVKAVAGCEKNGWTDPSDLASDRAPARCDKGAPAPVKLAKTRKLTIATGTLSAEYVAPLELAVQKGEFKKEGLDVTLKVLPTPDALPLLAKGDIDAQWAAPEAAVMNGISGGFDIKWVAGNFSPDPKSKSGMWVRLKKGQSPDHVPMAGRRLGTMIGKGSVISYPMDKALKKHGGGLDKIQFQQLGSADVLTALQNGGVDSAWLLDPVWRKVDGDKRFAFLGGQPLGEPLGGLLFGPKLLKEDPDAGVAFLRAYIRTVNTYFSGDYKKDPAFVTGLAGLLKTDKAVLESTPSLRMDWEIRAGTTDRLQASYRAAGVSKGDPLPEDKVVDRALYGEAVGHKP; translated from the coding sequence ATGCGCACCAGACTCGTCTGTACGACCCTGCTCGCGACCGGCGTCCTGTTCACCTCGGCCGGCTGCGGCGGCAGCACCTCCCCGTCGGACACGGCCGCGAAGCCCCGCACGGTCAAGGCGGTGGCGGGCTGCGAGAAGAACGGCTGGACCGATCCGTCGGACCTGGCCTCCGACCGCGCACCCGCCCGCTGCGACAAGGGCGCCCCGGCCCCGGTGAAGCTCGCCAAGACCCGCAAGCTCACCATCGCGACCGGCACCCTGAGCGCCGAGTACGTGGCCCCGCTCGAACTGGCCGTGCAGAAGGGCGAGTTCAAGAAGGAGGGCCTCGACGTCACCCTGAAGGTCCTGCCGACCCCGGACGCGCTCCCACTGCTGGCCAAGGGGGACATCGACGCGCAGTGGGCGGCGCCCGAGGCCGCGGTGATGAACGGCATCAGCGGCGGCTTCGACATCAAGTGGGTCGCCGGGAACTTCTCCCCCGACCCGAAGTCCAAGAGCGGTATGTGGGTGCGCCTGAAGAAGGGGCAGAGCCCGGACCACGTCCCGATGGCGGGGCGCAGGCTCGGCACGATGATCGGCAAGGGCTCGGTCATCTCGTACCCCATGGACAAGGCGCTGAAGAAGCACGGCGGCGGGCTCGACAAGATCCAGTTCCAGCAGCTCGGCTCGGCCGACGTGCTGACCGCGCTCCAGAACGGCGGGGTCGACTCGGCCTGGCTGCTCGACCCGGTGTGGCGCAAGGTCGACGGCGACAAGCGGTTCGCGTTCCTGGGCGGCCAGCCGCTCGGCGAACCCCTGGGCGGTCTCCTGTTCGGCCCGAAGCTCCTCAAGGAGGACCCGGACGCCGGGGTCGCGTTCCTGCGCGCGTACATCCGCACGGTGAACACGTACTTCTCGGGCGACTACAAGAAGGACCCGGCGTTCGTCACCGGCCTCGCCGGCCTCCTGAAGACCGACAAGGCGGTGCTGGAGTCGACGCCGTCACTGCGGATGGACTGGGAGATCAGGGCGGGCACGACGGACCGGCTCCAGGCCTCGTACCGCGCGGCGGGCGTCTCCAAGGGGGATCCGCTGCCGGAGGACAAGGTCGTGGACCGGGCGCTGTACGGGGAGGCGGTGGGCCACAAGCCGTGA
- a CDS encoding tetratricopeptide repeat protein, translated as MDVMGDKATLLETGRFVQPADREEPGAAAEEARHRPAAESGDVEAMSVLGAMLLRRGDLDGAEPQLRAATAAGDRAAANNLGVLLHQRGYADEAAGWWRIAAVAGSAPAAHALGRHHRERGDEPAAEYWLRQSAEQGHALGAYALADLLEHRSDVGAERWMRAAAEHGHREAAYRLARTLDRRAAHERPEGALRGAPAPAGDESGAPGGATATGARRKLPAAAEAEQWYRQAAARGHRRAALHLGAILEKRGELKEAGRWYLNSAKDGEPRAACALGFLLRDAGDEESAGVWWLRAAQEGDGNAANALGALHAQRGETQTAERWYRAAMDAGDINGAYNLGLLCAEQGRTVQADQWYRRAAYAGHREAANALAVLLLQGGDAAGAEPWFSKAAEAGSVDAAFNLGILYAGRDDEVAALQWYERAAAGGHTEAALQAGIARLRDGDERDAERHLRCAAGGGSAEGAYRLATVLDARQPPVGPPALGECVSERAECEEWYERAAEQGHRRAQVRVGMLAAARGDIVCAARWYREAAEAGSRNGAFNLGLLLAREGSEPEAALWWTRAADAGHGRAALRLALLCARRGDLVEGQRWAHRAVELGPAEVSERAGRLRDALRSELSA; from the coding sequence ATGGACGTTATGGGGGACAAGGCAACTCTGTTGGAGACAGGGCGGTTTGTGCAGCCGGCCGACCGGGAGGAACCCGGGGCGGCCGCCGAGGAAGCACGTCATCGGCCGGCCGCCGAGTCCGGCGACGTCGAGGCGATGAGCGTCCTCGGAGCCATGCTGCTGCGCCGCGGTGACCTCGACGGAGCCGAGCCCCAGCTGCGCGCTGCCACCGCCGCGGGCGACCGCGCCGCCGCCAACAACCTCGGTGTCCTGCTGCACCAGCGCGGATATGCGGACGAGGCCGCCGGCTGGTGGCGCATCGCCGCCGTCGCCGGATCCGCCCCCGCCGCGCACGCCCTCGGCCGCCACCACCGCGAGCGCGGCGACGAGCCCGCCGCCGAGTACTGGCTGCGGCAGTCCGCCGAACAGGGCCACGCCCTCGGCGCGTACGCGCTCGCCGACCTCCTCGAACACCGCAGCGACGTCGGTGCCGAGCGCTGGATGCGCGCCGCCGCCGAGCACGGCCACCGCGAGGCCGCCTATCGGCTGGCCCGCACCCTCGACCGGCGCGCCGCGCACGAGCGCCCCGAGGGAGCGCTCCGTGGTGCGCCCGCGCCCGCCGGCGACGAGAGCGGCGCCCCCGGCGGCGCGACCGCGACCGGCGCCCGCAGGAAGCTGCCCGCGGCCGCGGAGGCCGAGCAGTGGTACCGGCAGGCCGCCGCGCGCGGACACCGCCGGGCCGCCCTGCACCTCGGCGCGATCCTGGAGAAGCGGGGCGAGCTCAAGGAGGCCGGCCGCTGGTACCTGAACTCCGCGAAGGACGGCGAGCCCCGGGCCGCTTGCGCGCTCGGCTTCCTGCTCCGCGACGCCGGTGACGAGGAGAGCGCAGGGGTCTGGTGGCTGCGCGCCGCCCAGGAGGGCGATGGCAACGCTGCCAACGCGCTCGGCGCCCTGCATGCCCAGCGTGGCGAGACCCAGACCGCCGAGCGCTGGTACCGCGCGGCCATGGACGCGGGCGACATCAACGGCGCGTACAACCTCGGCCTGCTCTGCGCCGAGCAGGGCCGCACCGTGCAGGCCGACCAGTGGTACCGGCGTGCCGCGTACGCGGGCCACCGCGAGGCGGCGAACGCGCTGGCCGTGCTGCTCCTCCAGGGCGGCGACGCGGCGGGCGCCGAGCCGTGGTTCTCCAAGGCCGCCGAGGCGGGCAGCGTGGACGCCGCGTTCAACCTCGGCATCCTGTACGCCGGCCGGGACGACGAGGTCGCCGCCCTCCAGTGGTACGAGCGGGCCGCGGCGGGCGGCCACACCGAGGCCGCGCTCCAGGCCGGGATCGCCCGGCTGCGGGACGGCGACGAGCGGGACGCCGAGCGGCATCTGCGGTGCGCCGCCGGCGGGGGCAGCGCCGAGGGCGCGTACCGCCTGGCCACGGTCCTCGACGCGCGTCAGCCCCCGGTCGGGCCGCCCGCGCTCGGCGAGTGCGTCAGTGAGCGCGCCGAGTGCGAGGAGTGGTACGAGCGGGCCGCCGAGCAGGGGCACCGGCGCGCGCAGGTGCGGGTCGGCATGCTGGCCGCGGCGCGGGGCGACATCGTCTGCGCGGCGCGCTGGTACCGCGAGGCCGCGGAGGCGGGCTCGCGCAACGGCGCGTTCAACCTCGGGCTGCTGCTCGCCCGCGAGGGGAGCGAGCCGGAGGCCGCGCTGTGGTGGACGCGCGCCGCCGACGCCGGGCACGGGCGCGCGGCGCTGCGGCTCGCGCTGCTGTGCGCGCGCCGCGGCGACCTCGTCGAGGGGCAGCGGTGGGCGCACCGGGCCGTGGAGCTCGGTCCGGCCGAGGTGTCCGAGCGGGCCGGGCGGCTGCGGGACGCGCTGCGGTCGGAGCTGTCCGCGTAA
- a CDS encoding UPF0182 family membrane protein, with protein sequence MPDRGGGPTGPRMRVGRPSRRVRSLLMTLGVLAALGMAFVMFAGFWTDWLWYRSVNYSSVFTTTLWTKIGLFFVFGLLMAIAVGLNVWLAHRLRPPLSAMSMEQQSLDRYRMSIAPYKKWLLLGITALVGLIAGASAATQWRTWLMWVNGVPFHQKDPQFHLDVAFYAFDLPWYRFLLGFGFAATILSLIAAALTHYLYGGLRITSPGARATAAATGHLSVLLGVFVTLKAVAYWLDRYGLAVKSSDFKATDNWTGLRYVDANAYLPAKTILFCIAAICAVLFFATLWRRTWQLPVIGFGLMVLSAILIGGLYPAIVQKFQVQPNEQSKEAPYIEKNIEATRKAYGIAGVSPVDYTGKGTVKDSKQQRTDADSAASYRVNDPNVVSPTFQQLEQERKYYQFPKTLDVDRYKGQDTVIGLRELNLAGVEKRNWINDHFTYTHGFGAVAAKGTQTDPDSPGAPLFTESGLPAGGTLGSYQQRIYYGEKTRQYSIVGGPQKELDYEQDDGTQKTTSYSGEGGVSLSNPINRAAYAVSFSEPQILYSGAIGDGSKILYNRTPKERVEAVAPWLTIDGDAYPAVVKGKIQWVVDAYTTSNGYPYASRTTLGDTTADSLNEGDNQRAVVAQQNQVNYIRNSVKATVDAYDGTVKLYTWDDKDPVLKTWKKAFPGTVEPKSAIPQELKDHLRYPQDMFKVQRELLSLYHVTDSDQFYNASDAWQVPNDPTKKDNSAVPPYYLSMKMPGQNDQQFSLTTTFTPSGRPNLRAFMAVDADATSKDYGTIRLLRVTEDKVYGPEQVQNKLNSLSSVANFVRDMKGADSTVLYGNLLTVPLDKGFLYVEPIYAQGRNAEYPLLRKVAVSYGDRTGFADNLGDALNQAFGVDGAQPAEPEKPGGDTTKPPENSTVKEALADAEKAFEEGQAAMKKGDLHAYADAQDKLEDALKRADKAQSAADKAAGDGKGADKSSDKSADQSADKDTSKNGGGSSS encoded by the coding sequence ATGCCGGACCGCGGCGGAGGCCCGACGGGGCCACGGATGAGAGTGGGCCGACCGTCCCGGCGCGTCCGTTCCCTGCTCATGACGCTCGGCGTCCTTGCCGCACTGGGCATGGCGTTCGTCATGTTCGCAGGGTTCTGGACCGACTGGCTCTGGTACCGATCGGTCAACTACTCGTCCGTTTTCACGACCACCCTGTGGACGAAGATCGGGCTGTTCTTCGTCTTCGGACTGCTGATGGCGATCGCCGTCGGACTGAACGTCTGGCTCGCGCACCGACTGCGGCCCCCGCTGAGCGCCATGTCGATGGAGCAGCAGAGCCTCGACCGGTACCGCATGAGCATCGCGCCCTACAAGAAGTGGCTGCTGCTCGGCATCACGGCCCTGGTCGGCCTCATCGCGGGCGCCTCGGCCGCCACTCAGTGGCGCACGTGGCTGATGTGGGTGAACGGCGTGCCCTTCCACCAGAAGGACCCCCAGTTCCACCTCGACGTGGCGTTCTACGCGTTCGACCTGCCGTGGTACCGGTTCCTGCTCGGCTTCGGCTTCGCGGCGACGATCCTCTCCCTGATCGCGGCCGCGCTGACCCACTACCTGTACGGCGGGCTGCGGATCACCAGCCCGGGCGCGCGCGCCACCGCCGCGGCCACCGGTCATCTCTCCGTGCTGCTCGGCGTGTTCGTGACCCTCAAGGCGGTCGCGTACTGGCTCGACCGGTACGGGCTCGCGGTGAAGTCCAGCGACTTCAAGGCGACGGACAACTGGACGGGCCTGAGGTACGTCGACGCGAACGCGTATCTGCCGGCCAAGACCATCCTGTTCTGCATCGCCGCGATCTGTGCCGTGCTGTTCTTCGCGACGCTGTGGCGGCGTACCTGGCAGCTGCCAGTCATCGGCTTCGGCCTGATGGTGCTCTCCGCGATCCTGATCGGCGGCCTGTACCCGGCCATCGTCCAGAAGTTCCAGGTCCAGCCGAACGAGCAGTCCAAGGAAGCCCCGTACATCGAGAAGAACATCGAGGCGACCCGCAAGGCGTACGGGATCGCCGGGGTGTCCCCGGTGGACTACACCGGCAAGGGCACGGTCAAGGACTCCAAGCAGCAGCGCACGGACGCCGACTCGGCGGCCAGCTACCGGGTCAACGATCCGAACGTGGTCTCGCCGACGTTCCAGCAGCTGGAGCAGGAGCGGAAGTACTACCAGTTCCCGAAGACCCTCGACGTCGACCGCTACAAGGGCCAGGACACCGTCATCGGTCTGCGCGAGCTCAACCTCGCGGGCGTCGAGAAGCGGAACTGGATCAACGACCACTTCACCTACACGCACGGCTTCGGAGCGGTCGCGGCCAAGGGTACGCAGACCGACCCGGACTCCCCGGGCGCACCCCTGTTCACCGAGTCGGGTCTGCCCGCCGGCGGGACCCTGGGCTCGTACCAGCAGCGGATCTACTACGGCGAGAAGACCCGCCAGTACTCGATCGTCGGCGGGCCCCAGAAGGAGCTCGACTACGAGCAGGACGACGGCACCCAGAAGACCACGAGCTACAGCGGCGAGGGCGGCGTCAGCCTCTCCAACCCGATCAACCGCGCCGCGTACGCGGTCTCCTTCAGCGAGCCGCAGATCCTGTACTCGGGAGCCATCGGCGACGGCTCGAAGATCCTGTACAACCGCACGCCCAAGGAGCGCGTCGAGGCGGTCGCCCCCTGGCTGACCATCGACGGCGACGCGTACCCGGCGGTCGTCAAGGGCAAGATCCAGTGGGTCGTCGACGCGTACACGACGTCGAACGGATACCCGTACGCGTCCCGTACGACGCTCGGTGACACGACGGCCGACTCCCTCAACGAGGGCGACAACCAGCGCGCGGTGGTGGCCCAGCAGAACCAGGTCAACTACATCCGCAACTCGGTGAAGGCCACCGTCGACGCCTATGACGGCACGGTGAAGCTGTACACGTGGGACGACAAGGACCCGGTCCTCAAGACCTGGAAGAAGGCGTTCCCCGGCACGGTCGAGCCCAAGAGCGCGATCCCGCAGGAGCTCAAGGACCATCTGCGGTATCCGCAGGACATGTTCAAGGTGCAGCGCGAGCTGCTGTCCCTGTACCACGTCACGGACTCCGACCAGTTCTACAACGCGTCCGACGCGTGGCAGGTCCCGAACGACCCGACGAAGAAGGACAACAGCGCGGTCCCGCCGTACTACCTGTCCATGAAGATGCCGGGCCAGAACGACCAGCAGTTCTCGCTGACGACGACGTTCACCCCGAGCGGGCGCCCCAACCTGCGCGCGTTCATGGCGGTCGACGCCGATGCCACCAGCAAGGACTACGGCACGATAAGACTGCTGCGGGTCACCGAGGACAAGGTGTACGGCCCGGAACAGGTGCAGAACAAGCTCAACTCCCTGTCGTCCGTGGCGAACTTCGTCCGCGACATGAAGGGCGCCGACTCGACGGTCCTGTACGGCAATCTGCTGACGGTGCCACTCGACAAGGGCTTCCTCTACGTCGAACCGATCTACGCACAGGGCCGCAACGCGGAGTACCCGCTGCTGCGCAAGGTCGCGGTCTCCTACGGCGACAGAACCGGATTCGCCGACAACCTCGGGGACGCGCTGAACCAGGCGTTCGGCGTGGACGGCGCGCAGCCGGCCGAGCCGGAGAAGCCCGGTGGCGACACGACGAAGCCACCGGAGAACTCCACGGTCAAGGAAGCCCTTGCGGACGCGGAGAAGGCCTTCGAGGAGGGCCAGGCCGCCATGAAGAAGGGTGACCTGCACGCCTACGCCGACGCGCAGGACAAGCTGGAGGATGCCCTCAAGCGCGCCGACAAGGCGCAGTCCGCGGCCGACAAGGCAGCCGGCGACGGCAAGGGTGCCGACAAGTCCAGCGACAAGAGCGCTGATCAGAGCGCCGACAAGGACACCAGCAAGAACGGTGGGGGCTCGAGCAGCTGA
- a CDS encoding PPA1309 family protein produces MSNTPMAASPLTRAVLEIDEYASGLGWDQPARLFALVDTARLRAQEPGLAAQLGLDGEEEAAAFTPIEQDEVPADKALDEFLGTIAWPDAVVGCALTVERLMLPPSAEASVPEGLGEAQLADWVAKHPGRQEVRMTVAVLRDGARESALRLREKDSPNEVLTGSDLVPGLAEALAATFAE; encoded by the coding sequence ATGTCCAACACTCCCATGGCAGCCAGCCCCCTCACCCGGGCCGTACTCGAGATCGACGAGTACGCCTCCGGCCTCGGCTGGGACCAGCCCGCCCGCCTCTTCGCCCTCGTCGACACCGCCCGCCTGCGGGCCCAGGAACCCGGCCTCGCGGCCCAGCTCGGCCTGGACGGCGAGGAGGAGGCCGCGGCCTTCACCCCGATCGAGCAGGACGAGGTGCCCGCCGACAAGGCGCTCGACGAGTTCCTCGGCACCATCGCCTGGCCCGACGCGGTCGTCGGCTGCGCCCTGACGGTGGAGCGGCTGATGCTGCCGCCGTCCGCGGAGGCGTCCGTTCCGGAGGGGCTCGGTGAGGCGCAGCTCGCCGACTGGGTGGCGAAGCACCCGGGCCGTCAGGAGGTCCGGATGACAGTCGCCGTACTGCGTGACGGTGCGCGCGAGTCGGCGCTGCGCCTGCGCGAGAAGGACTCCCCCAACGAGGTCCTCACCGGCTCGGACCTGGTCCCGGGCCTGGCCGAGGCACTCGCGGCGACGTTCGCCGAGTAG
- a CDS encoding YlbL family protein produces the protein MPRRTATMLASTLMLIALLCAGVLIKVPYAEMTPGPTVNTLGDHDGEPVLQISGRKTYPTTGHLNMTTVRVTSADYNMNLVSAVYGWLAHDSIVVPHATLYPDGKTEQQSSQENAEEFSQSQESAKVAALDELKIPVKSWVIVQSVIKGSPSEGRLHAGDVIKAVDGTKVAKPADVAKLVTKHKPGEDVSFTIVPVKDAAAAEKEGKQPTRTQNVTVTTEKAKDGRAIVGIQAGTDHTFPFAIDIKLADVGGPSAGLMFALGIVDKLTPEDLTGGRFVAGTGTIDDDGKVGPIGGIQMKTVGARGKGARYFLTPKDNCAEAAKDVPGGLTLVKVNTIDDAMNALKDIRSGNTADLPKCTVKG, from the coding sequence ATGCCACGCCGCACCGCGACGATGCTCGCCTCGACCCTGATGCTGATCGCGCTGCTCTGCGCGGGAGTGCTCATCAAAGTTCCGTACGCGGAGATGACCCCGGGACCGACGGTCAACACACTCGGGGACCACGACGGCGAGCCGGTGCTCCAGATCTCCGGCCGGAAGACGTACCCGACGACCGGTCACCTCAACATGACGACGGTCCGGGTCACGAGCGCCGACTACAACATGAACCTCGTCTCGGCGGTCTACGGCTGGCTCGCGCACGACAGCATCGTCGTGCCGCACGCCACGCTCTACCCCGACGGCAAGACCGAGCAGCAGTCCTCGCAGGAGAACGCCGAGGAGTTCAGCCAGTCCCAGGAGAGCGCCAAGGTCGCCGCCCTGGACGAGCTGAAGATCCCCGTGAAGTCCTGGGTGATCGTCCAGTCGGTCATCAAGGGCAGCCCCTCCGAGGGACGGCTGCACGCCGGTGACGTGATCAAGGCCGTCGACGGCACCAAGGTCGCGAAGCCGGCCGACGTCGCGAAGCTCGTCACCAAGCACAAGCCGGGCGAGGACGTCTCCTTCACGATCGTGCCCGTCAAGGACGCGGCCGCCGCCGAGAAGGAGGGCAAGCAGCCCACCCGCACGCAGAACGTCACGGTCACCACGGAGAAGGCCAAGGACGGCCGCGCGATCGTCGGCATCCAGGCCGGAACCGATCACACGTTCCCGTTCGCCATCGACATCAAGCTGGCCGACGTCGGCGGCCCCAGCGCCGGACTGATGTTCGCGCTCGGCATCGTCGACAAGCTGACGCCCGAGGACCTCACCGGCGGCAGGTTCGTGGCCGGCACGGGCACCATCGACGACGACGGCAAGGTCGGCCCGATCGGCGGCATCCAGATGAAGACCGTCGGCGCCCGCGGCAAGGGCGCGCGCTACTTCCTGACCCCCAAGGACAACTGCGCCGAGGCGGCCAAGGACGTTCCGGGCGGACTCACCCTCGTCAAGGTCAACACCATCGACGACGCGATGAACGCCCTCAAGGACATCCGCTCGGGCAACACCGCCGACCTGCCGAAGTGCACGGTCAAGGGGTGA
- a CDS encoding molybdenum cofactor biosynthesis protein MoaE has product MARTTNDHPGEQSAHDPIRLIAIRDTPLSVDEVFRAVGEDAAGGTALFVGTVRNHDGGADVDALGYSCHPSAEVEMRTVAEKVVAQFPVRALAAVHRVGDLAVGDIAVVVAVSCPHRGEAFEACRKLIDDLKHEVPIWKHQKFSDGTEEWVGAC; this is encoded by the coding sequence ATGGCACGCACCACGAACGACCACCCCGGAGAGCAGTCGGCGCACGACCCCATCCGGCTCATCGCGATCCGAGACACGCCCTTGTCCGTGGACGAGGTGTTCCGGGCCGTCGGGGAGGACGCGGCGGGCGGCACGGCGCTGTTCGTGGGGACGGTGCGCAATCACGACGGTGGCGCCGACGTCGACGCGCTCGGGTACTCGTGCCACCCCTCCGCCGAGGTCGAGATGCGGACCGTCGCCGAGAAGGTGGTCGCCCAGTTCCCGGTGCGCGCCCTCGCGGCCGTCCACCGAGTGGGCGATCTGGCGGTCGGCGACATCGCGGTCGTCGTCGCCGTGTCCTGCCCGCACCGCGGAGAGGCCTTCGAGGCCTGCCGCAAGCTGATCGACGACCTCAAGCACGAGGTGCCCATCTGGAAGCACCAGAAGTTCTCGGACGGCACCGAGGAGTGGGTCGGCGCCTGCTGA